A genomic stretch from Candidatus Binataceae bacterium includes:
- a CDS encoding isochorismatase family protein: MPAKQLAPNRIFFYDVDTQRDFLLPGGALYVTGAERIVPALERLTLLARRLHIRRLCSTDRHFAGDAELKRNGGDWPDHCMDGTPGQLKVEQTAPIHPSILPNEPIEEARFKQILEADGDLVIEKQDVDLLRGNRYAQRTLEWLVRRYDQAIVYGVFTEICVDRAVQALLLCGHRPLVVNDAIYPVNARAAQGVLARWQQAEIKVLSIAQLESRLAQ; the protein is encoded by the coding sequence ATGCCAGCCAAGCAGCTTGCTCCCAATCGTATCTTCTTTTATGACGTCGATACCCAGCGCGATTTCCTCCTGCCCGGCGGCGCCTTATATGTGACCGGGGCGGAGCGGATCGTGCCCGCTTTGGAACGTTTGACCCTCCTGGCCCGCCGTCTTCATATACGCCGACTCTGCTCCACCGATCGCCACTTCGCGGGCGACGCCGAATTGAAGCGCAACGGTGGCGACTGGCCCGATCACTGCATGGACGGGACGCCGGGTCAGCTAAAAGTAGAGCAGACCGCTCCCATCCACCCCAGCATTCTGCCTAACGAACCTATCGAGGAGGCGCGCTTCAAACAGATCCTCGAGGCCGACGGCGACTTGGTGATCGAAAAACAGGATGTCGATTTGTTGCGCGGCAACCGCTACGCCCAGCGAACTTTGGAGTGGCTGGTGCGTCGCTACGATCAGGCCATCGTCTATGGGGTGTTCACCGAGATCTGCGTCGACCGCGCAGTGCAGGCTCTATTGCTATGCGGCCATCGCCCACTCGTGGTCAACGATGCCATCTATCCAGTCAACGCTCGCGCCGCGCAGGGCGTGCTGGCGCGTTGGCAGCAGGCTGAAATCAAGGTGCTCTCGATAGCACAACTGGAGTCGCGCCTGGCGCAATGA
- a CDS encoding SDR family oxidoreductase: MSQGVLAGKVAIVTGAGSPIGLGRAITLALIGAGARVAMVDINQEWLQERLREMHALGGSECAIAAAADVTDPEAVEQAVQTTIKRLGGLHILFNNAGANPSVLGLAQHTSRFWELSPQAWSRVIAINFTGPFLMARAVAEHMRAQRWGRIIGVTTSLDTMYRPRTAPYGPSKAGHEAFIAVMAQELEGSGVTANVLVPGGAANTNLLTHNTEFDRSKLIAPSVMGPPAVWLCSDAAAQFNGRRIIAQRWDEKLPLDQRLANASAPAAWPQLGRQAVNPQ, encoded by the coding sequence ATGTCGCAGGGAGTCTTGGCGGGCAAGGTCGCGATTGTTACCGGGGCCGGCAGTCCAATTGGACTGGGGCGGGCGATTACCTTGGCTTTGATTGGAGCAGGCGCGCGGGTGGCAATGGTCGATATCAATCAGGAATGGCTGCAGGAGCGGCTGCGCGAAATGCATGCCCTGGGAGGTAGCGAATGCGCCATCGCGGCGGCTGCCGACGTCACCGATCCCGAGGCCGTTGAGCAGGCCGTGCAAACCACCATAAAGCGCCTGGGCGGCCTGCACATCCTGTTCAATAATGCCGGCGCCAATCCTAGTGTGCTGGGCCTGGCCCAGCATACGAGCCGCTTCTGGGAACTCTCGCCGCAGGCTTGGTCACGGGTGATCGCGATCAACTTTACTGGCCCCTTTTTGATGGCGCGGGCGGTGGCCGAACATATGCGGGCTCAACGCTGGGGTCGGATCATCGGCGTCACCACTAGTCTGGACACGATGTACCGGCCGCGCACTGCGCCTTACGGTCCTTCCAAGGCTGGGCATGAAGCTTTCATCGCAGTGATGGCGCAAGAACTGGAGGGCTCGGGAGTCACCGCCAACGTGCTGGTACCAGGTGGCGCGGCCAACACCAACTTGCTCACCCACAACACCGAATTCGATCGCAGCAAGCTGATCGCACCTTCGGTGATGGGCCCACCAGCGGTGTGGCTATGTTCGGACGCTGCGGCGCAATTCAACGGCCGCCGAATTATCGCCCAGCGCTGGGATGAGAAATTGCCGCTGGACCAGCGGCTGGCCAACGCCAGCGCGCCGGCGGCTTGGCCGCAGTTGGGGCGTCAGGCGGTCAATCCACAGTAA
- a CDS encoding amino acid permease, whose product MGIATKFCADTAQLKPDLTAFNAAMIVAGSMVGSGIFIVPAEIARQVGSPARLLLVWLISGCMTVMGALAYAELAAMMPQAGGQYVYLRESYGKLVAFLFGWTLLLVIQTGTIAAVAVAFARFAGVLFPAVAAGAVTMHVGLSRERGLALAVIALLTASNWYGLNYGRLVQNSFTAVKLLALAALAAVLLMLPDHAAITANFGHWPSFWGAQGWSRVGLMGFGAAMVGGLFSADAWASVTFVAAELRRPTRDLPLALVGGTLAVIVLYLLVNLGYLAQLPMHGHANALSVMGQGIAHAQADRVAAAAMRQVWPAGGGTAVALLVMISTFGCANGLILTGARVLYAMARDDVIWPAMARLNRAQVPGLALLAQGAWAGMLTLSGSYGDLLDYVIFAQLLFYLLTVMAVFKLRRASPDVARPYRVWGYPWLPASYIGAAAVLMADLLVTRPRFTWPGLLIVLAGIPVYALLGLTAQARATA is encoded by the coding sequence TTGGGAATTGCAACTAAATTTTGCGCTGATACGGCGCAGTTGAAGCCGGATTTGACCGCGTTCAACGCCGCGATGATCGTGGCGGGCTCGATGGTGGGTTCGGGGATATTTATCGTTCCCGCCGAAATCGCGCGTCAGGTTGGCTCTCCCGCCCGCCTCCTGCTGGTGTGGCTGATCAGCGGTTGCATGACAGTGATGGGGGCATTGGCCTATGCAGAGTTGGCGGCGATGATGCCCCAGGCAGGCGGCCAATACGTCTATCTGCGCGAGAGTTACGGCAAGCTGGTCGCCTTCCTGTTCGGTTGGACCCTGCTTTTGGTGATTCAAACCGGCACGATCGCGGCGGTCGCGGTCGCCTTTGCTCGCTTTGCCGGGGTGCTCTTTCCCGCCGTCGCGGCCGGCGCGGTTACGATGCATGTGGGCCTATCGCGCGAACGAGGCCTGGCGTTGGCGGTAATCGCTTTACTGACTGCCAGCAATTGGTACGGACTGAATTACGGACGACTGGTACAAAACAGCTTCACCGCGGTCAAACTCCTGGCCTTGGCCGCCCTGGCCGCGGTTCTGCTGATGCTGCCCGATCACGCCGCCATCACCGCCAATTTCGGCCACTGGCCAAGCTTTTGGGGCGCGCAGGGATGGTCGAGGGTGGGACTGATGGGCTTTGGCGCGGCGATGGTTGGTGGCTTGTTTTCCGCCGACGCGTGGGCTTCGGTCACCTTTGTGGCCGCCGAGCTGCGCCGGCCCACCCGCGATCTGCCGCTAGCGTTGGTAGGAGGCACTCTGGCGGTAATCGTTTTGTACCTACTGGTCAATCTGGGCTACCTGGCTCAGCTTCCGATGCATGGCCACGCCAACGCTCTTTCAGTCATGGGCCAGGGTATCGCTCATGCCCAAGCCGATCGCGTGGCTGCCGCCGCGATGCGCCAAGTGTGGCCCGCGGGGGGTGGTACCGCTGTCGCGCTGCTGGTCATGATCTCCACCTTCGGTTGCGCCAACGGTCTGATCCTCACCGGCGCGCGGGTCCTGTACGCGATGGCGCGCGACGATGTGATTTGGCCGGCGATGGCGCGGCTCAACCGGGCTCAAGTGCCTGGCTTGGCTCTGCTCGCACAAGGGGCATGGGCGGGGATGCTGACCCTATCGGGCAGCTATGGCGACCTGCTGGATTATGTGATCTTTGCCCAGCTGCTCTTCTACCTGCTCACGGTGATGGCGGTCTTCAAGCTGCGGCGCGCTAGCCCCGACGTCGCGCGACCTTACCGAGTCTGGGGTTATCCCTGGCTGCCTGCATCGTACATCGGCGCGGCCGCCGTGCTGATGGCTGATTTGCTGGTAACCCGACCGCGCTTTACCTGGCCCGGGCTGCTAATCGTGCTGGCAGGAATTCCAGTTTACGCCTTGCTTGGCCTAACCGCGCAGGCGCGGGCTACGGCTTAA
- a CDS encoding L,D-transpeptidase family protein, with protein sequence MDRQRGLRWLTGAAATVVIGIALPVQAQLHPPTDLAARQSRDAVATTLSAQPAAVTTSPPLSPIDHVLVLTPVAAGSSPAKLPPTLSPIDHQLIIPVGAAASSKPLTVASASLPSAPQEATPGAALLASLGLLHTLTPGVEALSRTRDESFRDPVMWSVMAYKSAHVMRVYYRGYLFASYAAVFGRNREPGAKRWAGDLKTPEGVYQLISKYRSSRWKWFLRINYPNALDLQRYRAALRAGEVPVVGGRRRPVGDDIGIHGTDRPRFNKLGLDWTLGCISIDNDAIDVLERLLPVGTLVVIKP encoded by the coding sequence ATGGACAGGCAGCGTGGATTGCGGTGGTTGACGGGTGCGGCCGCAACCGTGGTCATTGGCATCGCCCTTCCGGTGCAGGCTCAGCTCCATCCGCCGACTGACTTGGCCGCTCGGCAGTCGCGCGATGCGGTGGCTACGACGCTCTCGGCACAGCCAGCGGCGGTGACTACAAGCCCGCCGTTATCCCCCATCGATCACGTTCTAGTGCTGACCCCTGTTGCCGCGGGCTCGTCGCCAGCCAAACTCCCGCCAACGCTCTCGCCGATCGACCACCAGCTCATTATTCCAGTTGGCGCCGCCGCCTCATCCAAGCCATTGACCGTGGCAAGCGCCAGTTTGCCTAGTGCGCCTCAAGAGGCCACCCCGGGTGCCGCTCTGCTGGCCAGTCTGGGCCTGCTGCATACCCTAACCCCAGGCGTCGAAGCGCTCAGCCGCACCCGGGATGAAAGCTTTCGCGATCCGGTGATGTGGTCGGTAATGGCCTATAAATCGGCGCACGTGATGCGGGTGTATTACCGGGGCTACCTGTTCGCCAGCTATGCTGCCGTCTTCGGCCGTAACCGGGAACCTGGGGCTAAGCGCTGGGCGGGTGACCTGAAGACGCCTGAGGGTGTCTACCAATTGATTTCCAAATACCGCAGCAGCCGCTGGAAATGGTTTTTGCGGATCAACTATCCCAACGCTTTGGATCTCCAACGCTATCGCGCGGCACTACGCGCAGGCGAGGTGCCGGTGGTCGGCGGCCGACGCCGCCCGGTGGGTGACGATATCGGAATCCATGGTACCGATCGACCGCGTTTCAACAAACTGGGCTTGGATTGGACTTTGGGCTGCATCTCGATTGACAACGATGCCATCGACGTGCTGGAGCGCCTGCTGCCGGTGGGCACGTTGGTTGTAATTAAGCCGTAG
- a CDS encoding flavin reductase family protein, producing MPIERNELRRVMGHFATGVAVITTFSSEGVLHGMTANSLTSVSLDPPLLLACVDKRTESYPCFESSRVFTVNILAEDQEDLSRRFATSGTNKFEGVAYQRGANGCPIIHGALAYLECKLYGACDGGDHTIYIGQIEQAETREGRPLLFFRGGYRSVGD from the coding sequence ATGCCGATCGAAAGGAACGAATTACGCCGCGTGATGGGGCATTTTGCCACCGGCGTGGCGGTCATCACCACCTTCTCATCGGAAGGCGTACTGCATGGCATGACCGCCAATTCTCTAACCTCGGTATCGCTCGATCCGCCCTTATTACTGGCCTGCGTGGACAAGCGAACGGAAAGCTACCCCTGCTTCGAGAGCAGCCGCGTATTCACTGTTAACATCCTGGCCGAGGATCAGGAAGACCTTTCGCGGCGCTTTGCCACCAGCGGGACCAATAAGTTCGAAGGGGTGGCTTATCAGCGCGGGGCCAACGGCTGCCCGATTATTCACGGCGCGCTGGCCTATCTGGAGTGCAAGCTTTACGGCGCCTGTGACGGTGGCGATCACACAATTTATATAGGCCAGATCGAGCAGGCCGAAACGCGCGAAGGGCGCCCGTTGTTATTTTTTCGCGGCGGCTACCGGTCCGTGGGTGACTAA
- a CDS encoding glycosyltransferase family 2 protein, with translation MAEWTAVRLPSLSVFLPCHNEALNLRRVVDNFRAELPKVADRYEIIVVDDGSRDQTGQIADQLATADSHLRVVHHSVNRGYGGAVTSGLSAARMAWVLLCDGDGQFDAAQIARLVAQTPGADVVVGRRIRRADPLMRQVNGKAWTMLVGLLFGLRLHDIDCGFKLFRREFIESLDLRSQGAMISTELMVKVGARRARIVEVEVDHLPRLAGEQSGASLKVIARAFGELFRLYRQLRNTRPPEQ, from the coding sequence ATGGCGGAATGGACAGCGGTCCGGTTGCCCTCGCTCAGCGTCTTCCTGCCCTGTCATAATGAAGCACTTAATCTGCGCCGAGTGGTGGATAATTTCCGGGCCGAGCTACCCAAAGTAGCGGACCGCTACGAAATTATCGTGGTCGACGACGGCAGTCGCGACCAGACTGGCCAGATCGCCGATCAGTTGGCCACGGCCGACTCCCACTTGCGTGTGGTTCATCATAGCGTCAACCGCGGCTATGGCGGGGCGGTGACCTCGGGCTTGAGCGCGGCGCGGATGGCGTGGGTGCTGTTGTGCGACGGCGATGGTCAATTCGATGCCGCCCAGATCGCGCGCTTGGTAGCTCAAACACCGGGAGCCGATGTGGTCGTGGGGCGGCGCATCCGGCGTGCTGACCCTTTGATGCGTCAAGTCAACGGCAAGGCCTGGACGATGCTGGTGGGTTTGTTGTTTGGTCTGCGCCTGCACGACATCGATTGCGGTTTCAAGTTGTTTCGGCGGGAGTTTATCGAGTCACTGGATTTGCGCTCGCAAGGGGCGATGATCTCTACCGAATTAATGGTTAAGGTGGGAGCGCGGCGTGCTCGGATCGTGGAAGTTGAGGTCGATCATCTGCCGCGGCTGGCGGGCGAACAATCGGGGGCCAGCCTGAAGGTCATCGCGCGCGCCTTCGGAGAATTGTTCCGGCTCTATCGGCAATTGCGTAATACCCGTCCACCAGAGCAGTGA
- a CDS encoding tetratricopeptide repeat protein yields the protein MANADSEVCNPLADYFLGMEDYPEAIRRHREVIREHPDNALAHYHLGFAYGMLGDHEAELTQYRDAIDLGLSDWALFLNLGLLYLENHSLRAATDVLQLATLLGPDRPETHFNLALAYERRGMLGQAQQEVLLSLQLDPAQLDALNTLGVIYAEQGHYERARREWSDLVRLWPAYQPARDNLAILEQAQHDQIKKVKTSFSHPR from the coding sequence ATGGCTAACGCGGATAGCGAAGTTTGCAATCCGCTGGCTGATTATTTTCTTGGCATGGAGGATTACCCCGAGGCGATCCGGCGCCACCGTGAGGTTATCCGCGAGCATCCCGACAACGCTTTGGCCCATTACCATCTGGGCTTTGCCTATGGCATGCTGGGCGACCACGAGGCTGAACTGACCCAATATCGGGATGCAATCGACCTGGGGCTCAGTGACTGGGCGCTGTTTCTGAACCTGGGGTTGCTTTACTTGGAAAATCACAGCTTGCGCGCAGCCACCGACGTGCTGCAGTTAGCGACCTTGCTGGGACCGGATAGGCCCGAAACTCATTTCAACTTGGCACTAGCTTATGAACGGCGCGGGATGCTCGGGCAAGCGCAGCAGGAGGTGTTGCTCTCACTCCAGCTCGATCCCGCGCAGCTGGACGCTCTCAATACCCTGGGCGTGATCTACGCCGAGCAGGGGCATTATGAGCGCGCCCGCCGAGAATGGAGCGATCTGGTACGGTTGTGGCCGGCGTACCAACCGGCACGCGACAACTTGGCGATCCTGGAGCAGGCTCAACACGACCAGATTAAGAAGGTTAAGACGAGCTTTTCACATCCTCGCTGA
- a CDS encoding serine hydrolase: protein MWRRVSVWLTSLGSSAVLILAGAVGAPAAISQTHKHHHHHHHAAASVAPFKAALVEDADTGQVLYAYNADMPWPPASMAKMMMLLVAEQQIQAGRFSLNDPVVISPLAAATGGTGIALRAGQVYPLGELMKAALIRSANNAAVAVGEKIGGSVPGCVRLMNQEARRLGLTSTHYNTVNGLPPTPGHDVDVTDARDLAIVARALIHRTDLLRWSSLESCPFDHGEIMLHNTNHLIGHFEGCDGLKTGFTFHAGFGLTATAKRGDLRLLSVVLGAPSNPERFRQSARLLQWGFDNWTAVTMLRRGQPLPVTVQVASGMRIKPVAGQSVRLLVPKRTASDLHLTYDIPPVINGPLLTGSPLGVVQVREGARVLTTVAALSPLAVGVNDQMIPATEARAAEGRNPALDGYPKAVAAVRGAVEGAQ, encoded by the coding sequence GTGTGGCGGAGGGTATCGGTTTGGTTGACAAGCCTGGGCAGCAGTGCCGTGCTCATCCTGGCGGGGGCGGTGGGCGCACCGGCCGCGATAAGCCAGACGCATAAACATCACCATCATCATCACCATGCGGCAGCTAGCGTGGCGCCCTTCAAGGCGGCGCTGGTGGAGGATGCTGATACCGGCCAGGTGCTGTACGCCTATAACGCCGACATGCCCTGGCCGCCAGCCTCGATGGCGAAGATGATGATGCTGCTGGTAGCCGAGCAGCAGATTCAAGCCGGCCGCTTTTCCCTCAACGATCCGGTGGTGATTTCCCCTCTGGCCGCTGCCACCGGCGGCACCGGGATTGCGTTGCGGGCAGGCCAGGTCTACCCACTGGGCGAGTTGATGAAAGCAGCGCTGATTCGCTCGGCCAACAATGCCGCGGTCGCGGTCGGGGAAAAGATCGGCGGTTCGGTACCCGGCTGCGTACGCCTGATGAATCAAGAAGCGCGTCGGCTGGGGCTGACCTCCACCCATTACAACACCGTCAATGGCTTGCCGCCCACTCCCGGCCACGATGTCGATGTAACCGACGCGCGCGATCTGGCGATCGTGGCGCGTGCGCTGATCCATCGTACCGATTTGCTGCGCTGGTCCAGCCTGGAAAGTTGCCCCTTCGATCACGGCGAAATAATGCTCCACAACACCAATCATTTGATCGGCCATTTCGAAGGCTGCGATGGCCTCAAGACTGGCTTCACCTTTCATGCCGGCTTCGGTCTGACCGCCACCGCCAAACGGGGCGATTTGCGCCTGCTCAGCGTGGTTTTGGGCGCGCCCTCCAATCCCGAACGCTTTCGTCAATCAGCGCGCCTGCTGCAGTGGGGCTTTGACAATTGGACCGCGGTCACGATGTTGCGGCGCGGGCAACCGTTACCGGTCACGGTGCAGGTCGCCTCGGGAATGCGGATCAAGCCGGTGGCAGGCCAGTCGGTGCGCTTGCTGGTACCAAAGCGCACGGCGTCGGATCTGCATCTCACTTATGATATACCTCCAGTCATCAACGGTCCGTTGTTGACCGGCAGCCCGCTGGGAGTCGTGCAGGTGCGCGAGGGCGCGCGGGTTCTGACCACGGTGGCGGCTCTCTCGCCACTGGCGGTCGGGGTCAACGACCAAATGATTCCGGCGACCGAAGCGCGGGCCGCCGAGGGACGCAACCCGGCGCTGGACGGTTATCCAAAAGCGGTGGCCGCGGTTCGGGGCGCAGTTGAAGGAGCACAATGA
- the kdsB gene encoding 3-deoxy-manno-octulosonate cytidylyltransferase produces MAVIAVIPARYGSSRLPAKPLREIGGVPMVVRVWRSVCACSAIDRVVVATDHDQIAAVVRQAGGEVRMTSPDHPSGTDRVAEVARSLRAAIYLNVQGDLPFVAAADLTALVAPMRAEPRLAMATLATPLLNQAEWSNPNVVKVVCDSRGNALYFSRAGIPFPREGSLPVNARRHLGVYAYRRGFLLKFASLPPGVLERIEMLEQLRALENGFAIRVAPAAHPSLEIDTPEDLARAQEAARPSEGRNGA; encoded by the coding sequence ATGGCGGTAATCGCGGTGATTCCCGCCCGCTACGGCTCCAGCCGCCTACCGGCCAAGCCGTTGCGCGAAATTGGCGGCGTGCCGATGGTGGTGCGGGTCTGGCGCAGCGTGTGCGCCTGCTCCGCCATCGATCGAGTCGTCGTCGCCACCGATCATGACCAGATCGCGGCGGTAGTGCGCCAAGCCGGCGGCGAGGTACGCATGACCTCGCCCGATCATCCCAGCGGCACCGACCGGGTGGCCGAAGTGGCGCGCTCGCTGCGCGCCGCTATCTATCTCAACGTCCAAGGCGATCTGCCTTTCGTGGCGGCCGCCGACCTCACGGCGCTGGTAGCGCCGATGCGGGCCGAGCCGCGCTTGGCGATGGCCACGCTGGCTACTCCGTTGCTGAATCAGGCGGAGTGGAGCAATCCCAACGTGGTCAAGGTGGTGTGCGACAGCCGTGGCAATGCCTTATACTTTTCTCGTGCCGGGATCCCCTTTCCTCGCGAGGGCAGCCTGCCTGTCAACGCCCGCCGGCACCTGGGGGTATATGCTTACCGGCGCGGCTTTCTATTGAAGTTTGCTAGCTTGCCCCCCGGAGTTCTGGAACGCATCGAGATGCTGGAACAGCTGCGCGCGCTGGAAAACGGCTTTGCGATTCGGGTCGCGCCCGCGGCGCACCCCTCGTTGGAAATCGATACCCCCGAAGATCTAGCGCGCGCCCAAGAAGCGGCCCGCCCCAGCGAGGGTAGAAACGGAGCTTAG
- a CDS encoding CTP synthase: MAEKRSTTKFIFVTGGVVSSLGKGLAAASLGALLEARGLKVSFLKMDPYINVDPGTMSPLQHGEVYVTDDGAETDLDLGHYERFVQTGMSRRNNCTTGQIYDTVIQKERRGDYLGATVQVIPHITDEIKRRIDEAAVGVDILIVEIGGTVGDIESLPFLEAIRQFRWDRGRENALYIHLTLVPFIPAAGELKTKPTQHSVKELTGMGIQPDILLCRSDRALEKKVKAKIAHFCNVEDECVIAARDVETIYEVPLAFREEGLDQRVVDKLNIWTGAPNLGRWRRIVKVAQNPKLAVNIAVVGKYVNLVDSYKSLHEAIAHGGISNDARVKIDYIDAEELEQGDPVALLRNADGLIIPGGFGERGIEGKIAAVRCARENALPILGICLGLQVMVIEFARNVLGLRRANSREFDPNAPEPVIDLMEAQQNLTQKGGSMRLGSYPCALRANSLAARLYRRSQISERHRHRYEVNNRYREALEKAGLAATGTAPDGSLVEIMELTGHPWFLGCQFHPELRSRPLDCHPLFRGLVRAAIERRAQKSEPPKVRQLRPVAAS, from the coding sequence ATGGCGGAAAAGCGCAGCACGACCAAATTTATCTTTGTCACCGGTGGAGTGGTCTCCTCCCTGGGCAAAGGGCTGGCGGCGGCCTCGTTGGGAGCGCTGTTGGAAGCGCGCGGATTGAAGGTAAGCTTCCTCAAGATGGACCCTTACATCAACGTCGATCCAGGCACCATGAGCCCGCTTCAGCACGGCGAGGTCTATGTTACCGATGACGGCGCCGAGACCGACCTGGACTTGGGCCACTACGAGCGCTTCGTGCAGACCGGAATGAGCCGGCGCAACAACTGCACCACCGGTCAGATTTACGACACCGTGATCCAAAAGGAACGCCGGGGCGATTACCTGGGCGCCACGGTTCAGGTCATTCCTCACATCACCGACGAGATCAAGCGACGGATCGACGAGGCCGCGGTCGGCGTCGATATCCTGATCGTCGAGATAGGCGGCACGGTGGGCGATATCGAGAGTTTGCCCTTCCTGGAAGCGATTCGGCAGTTTCGCTGGGATCGCGGTCGTGAAAATGCGCTGTACATCCATCTGACCCTGGTCCCCTTTATTCCCGCCGCAGGCGAACTCAAAACCAAACCCACCCAGCACAGCGTCAAGGAGCTGACTGGAATGGGAATTCAACCCGACATCCTGCTCTGTCGCAGCGACCGCGCGCTGGAGAAGAAGGTCAAGGCCAAGATCGCGCACTTTTGCAACGTCGAGGACGAGTGCGTGATCGCGGCGCGCGACGTGGAAACCATCTATGAAGTGCCGCTGGCCTTCCGCGAGGAGGGACTGGATCAGCGCGTCGTAGACAAGCTCAATATCTGGACCGGAGCACCCAATCTGGGGCGCTGGCGGCGGATCGTCAAGGTGGCGCAAAATCCCAAGCTGGCAGTCAATATCGCGGTGGTGGGTAAATACGTCAACTTGGTCGATTCCTACAAGAGCCTGCACGAGGCGATCGCCCATGGCGGGATTAGCAACGACGCACGGGTCAAGATAGACTACATCGATGCCGAGGAATTGGAGCAGGGCGATCCGGTCGCGCTTTTGCGCAATGCCGACGGGCTGATCATTCCCGGCGGTTTCGGCGAGCGTGGGATCGAAGGCAAAATCGCCGCGGTGCGCTGCGCGCGCGAAAACGCACTTCCGATTTTGGGCATCTGCCTGGGCCTGCAGGTGATGGTGATCGAGTTCGCGCGCAACGTGCTGGGGCTGCGCCGCGCTAACTCACGCGAGTTTGACCCCAACGCTCCCGAGCCGGTGATCGATTTGATGGAGGCGCAGCAGAACTTGACCCAAAAGGGCGGCTCGATGCGGTTGGGAAGCTATCCCTGCGCCCTGCGGGCCAACTCGCTGGCGGCCCGCCTCTACCGCCGCAGCCAGATCTCCGAACGCCATCGCCATCGTTACGAGGTCAACAATCGCTACCGCGAGGCCTTGGAGAAGGCCGGCTTGGCCGCCACCGGAACCGCGCCCGACGGCAGCTTGGTCGAGATTATGGAGCTTACCGGACATCCCTGGTTTTTGGGCTGCCAGTTCCATCCCGAGTTGCGCTCGCGCCCGCTGGATTGCCATCCCTTGTTCCGCGGCCTGGTGCGAGCCGCGATTGAGCGACGCGCACAGAAGTCCGAACCTCCCAAGGTGCGCCAGTTGCGGCCGGTGGCGGCATCGTGA
- the kdsA gene encoding 3-deoxy-8-phosphooctulonate synthase — MSITPVKAGSVLFGGERLAIIAGPCVIESAQACLRHAHKLKEIARQADLELVFKSSFDKANRTSHGSFRGPGLEEGLRILAAVKRETGLPVLTDVHEPWQVQAAAAVADILQVPALLSRQTDLVQAVGRSGCAVNLKKGQFSAPWDMRAAVAKVEATGNRRIILTERGASFGYNNLVSDFRSLVVMRELGYPVVFDATHSVQLPGAGGDRSEGQRQFIAPLARAAVAAGVDGVFMEVHEEPERALSDGPNSLALAELPGLLAQLRELDRVVRAHCLP, encoded by the coding sequence GTGAGTATCACCCCGGTAAAGGCCGGAAGTGTGCTGTTCGGCGGTGAGCGCTTGGCGATCATCGCCGGTCCCTGCGTGATCGAGAGCGCTCAAGCCTGCCTGCGTCACGCCCACAAGCTTAAAGAAATTGCCCGTCAGGCCGATTTGGAGCTGGTCTTCAAGTCTTCTTTCGACAAGGCCAATCGCACCAGCCACGGCTCCTTTCGGGGACCGGGCCTGGAGGAGGGGCTGCGAATCCTGGCCGCGGTCAAGCGTGAGACCGGACTACCGGTGCTGACCGACGTGCATGAGCCCTGGCAAGTGCAAGCGGCGGCGGCGGTGGCCGATATCCTGCAGGTTCCGGCGCTGCTGTCACGTCAGACCGACCTGGTGCAGGCGGTTGGGCGCAGCGGTTGCGCGGTCAACCTCAAGAAAGGACAATTCTCTGCGCCCTGGGACATGCGAGCGGCGGTGGCCAAGGTCGAAGCCACCGGCAATCGGCGCATCATCCTGACCGAGCGCGGGGCCAGCTTCGGTTACAACAATTTGGTCAGTGATTTCCGCTCCCTGGTGGTGATGAGGGAGCTGGGTTACCCGGTGGTGTTCGACGCCACTCATTCGGTGCAGTTGCCCGGCGCGGGCGGAGACCGCTCCGAAGGCCAACGCCAGTTTATCGCGCCGCTGGCGCGAGCTGCGGTGGCGGCCGGGGTGGACGGGGTATTCATGGAAGTGCACGAGGAGCCCGAGCGCGCGCTCAGCGACGGGCCCAATTCGCTCGCCTTGGCCGAGTTGCCGGGCCTGCTGGCGCAACTGCGCGAGTTGGACCGGGTAGTCCGCGCGCACTGCTTGCCCTGA